The Xylophilus rhododendri region GGCGGCGCAGGCCCTGGCGCTGGCGGTGGGCAAGGGCGCGGCCGGCGAGGCGCTGTCGCACCGCGAGCACCAGGTGTTCCGGCTGCTCACCACGGGGCGCACCGTGAGCGAGATTGGTGCGCAGCTGGGCCTGGCGTCCAACACCGTCAGCACCTACCGGGCGCGCATCCTGGAGAAGACCGGCACCAAGAACGACGTGGAGCTGGCGCTCTACGCCGAACGGCACGGGCGCGACGCGGTTTTGTAGGGGCAGCCCTACAGCACGTGGCCGCGGCACCCGTGAAAGGCCGAGCCGGGGCGCGCTTGGCACGCGGCTGGTCCGGCGGTTGCGATGGCGCAGGCATCCCTTTTCCGGAGCCGCACCATGTCCCGACTGCCGACCCTCCCCGCCGCCTACGATGCCGACCGCCCGCTGCTGCTGCGCTGCGCCTGCGGCGCCGACCACGCGCCCGGCGAACACGCCTCGGCCGAGGCCCTGTCCAACGACAAGATCGAGGCGGCCCTGGTCAAGGCCCTGTTCCCGCAGGACGGCGTGCGCCGCCGTTTCCTGCAGGCCGTGGGCGCCAACACCGCCCGAGCCGCCATCGCCTCGCTGCTTCCCCTGGGCGCGCTGCAGGCCATGGCCCAGGACAAGGCCCCGCTGGAGAAGAAGGACCTGAAGATCGGCTTCATCCCGATCACCTGCGCCACGCCGCTGATCATGGCCCACCCCCTGGGCTTCTACAAACAGCAGGGCCTGAACGTGGACGTGGTGAAGACGGCCGGCTGGGCGCTGATCCGCGACAAGATGCTCAACAAGGAATACGACGCCACGCATTTCCTCTCGCCGATGCCGCTGGCCATCTCCATGGGCGTGGGCTCGAACGCGGTGCCGATGGAAGTGGCCACCATCCAGAACACCAACGGCCAGGCCATCACCCTGGCCAACAAACACAAGGACAAGCGCGACCCCAAGAATTGGAAGGGCTTCAGGTTCGCCGTGCCCTTCGAGTTCAGCATGCACAACTTCCTGCTGCGCTACTACGTGGCCGAGCACGGCCTGAACCCCGACACCGACATCCAGATCCGTGTCGTGCCGCCCGCCGAGATGGTGGCCAACCTGCGCGCCGGCAATATCGACGGCTACCTGGGCCCGGACCCCTTCAACCAGCGAGCGGTGTTCGAGGAGGTGGGTTTCCTGCACATCCTCACCAAGGACATCTGGAACGGCCATCCCTGCTGCGCCTTCGGCACCAGCGCCGCCTTCATCCAGCAGAACCCCAACACCTTCGCCGCCCTGGTGCGTTCGGTGCTCACCGCCTCGGCCATGGCGCGCGAGCCGAAGAACCGCGAACTCATCGCCAAGGTGATCGCCCCCGCCCAGTACCTCAACCAGCCCGAGACGGTGCTGACCCAGGTGCTCACCGGCCGCTTCGCCGACGGCCTGGGCAACATCAGGACCGTGCCCGACCGGGC contains the following coding sequences:
- a CDS encoding CmpA/NrtA family ABC transporter substrate-binding protein → MSRLPTLPAAYDADRPLLLRCACGADHAPGEHASAEALSNDKIEAALVKALFPQDGVRRRFLQAVGANTARAAIASLLPLGALQAMAQDKAPLEKKDLKIGFIPITCATPLIMAHPLGFYKQQGLNVDVVKTAGWALIRDKMLNKEYDATHFLSPMPLAISMGVGSNAVPMEVATIQNTNGQAITLANKHKDKRDPKNWKGFRFAVPFEFSMHNFLLRYYVAEHGLNPDTDIQIRVVPPAEMVANLRAGNIDGYLGPDPFNQRAVFEEVGFLHILTKDIWNGHPCCAFGTSAAFIQQNPNTFAALVRSVLTASAMAREPKNRELIAKVIAPAQYLNQPETVLTQVLTGRFADGLGNIRTVPDRADFDPIPWQSMAVWMLTQMKRWGYVKGEVDYKQIAEKVYLLTDAKKRMAELGQKPPEGAYPKFTIMGKVFDAAKAEEYTRSFTISKMAG